A single window of Ornithorhynchus anatinus isolate Pmale09 chromosome 3, mOrnAna1.pri.v4, whole genome shotgun sequence DNA harbors:
- the NKX6-2 gene encoding LOW QUALITY PROTEIN: homeobox protein Nkx-6.2 (The sequence of the model RefSeq protein was modified relative to this genomic sequence to represent the inferred CDS: inserted 2 bases in 2 codons; deleted 8 bases in 7 codons; substituted 1 base at 1 genomic stop codon) gives MLAVGPMDTNRQSAFVLGSTPLAALHNMAEMKTSLXPYALQNPSGFKGAPTLTGLNTHLPLGTPHGISDILGRPRWQAPATSXPGLPRINGLTTSAGMYFNPAAVVALPQTLAELPGRPPIFWPGVMQGSPWRDPRIACPTQTGMVLDKDGKKKHSRPTFSGQQIFALEKTFEQTKYLAGPERARLAYSLGMTESQVKVWFQNRRTKWRKRHAAEMXSAKKKHDRRRRSWKESSDNEDDEEYNKPLDPNSDDEKITRLLKKPQPSNLALISPCSNTSDPL, from the exons ATGTTAGCTGTGGGGCCGATGGATACT AACCGCCAGAGCGCATTTGTTCTG GGCAGCACCCCTCTGGCTGCTCTACATAACATGGCCGAGATGAAGACGTCTT TTCCCTACGCCCTGCAAAATCCCTCCGGCTTCAAAGGCGCCCCGACGCTGACCGGACTTAACACGCAC CTGCCCTTGGGGACCCCCCACGGAATAAGCGACATCTTGGGGCGACCCCGTTGGCAAGCCCCAGCAACCTCCTGACCGGGCCTG CCCCGGATTAACGGACTGACCACCTCGGCAGGGATGTATTTCAACCCGGCGGCGGTGGTCGCGTTACCCCAAACCTTGGCCGAACTCCCAGGACGGCCCCCCATCTTCTGGCCGGGAGTTATGCAGGGGTCCCCCTGGAGAGACCCGCGGATCGCCTGTCCCA cCCAGACCGGAATGGTCCTGGACAAAGATGGAAAGAAGAAACACTCCAGACCCACTTTCTCGGGGCAACAGATTTTTGCTTTGGAGAAAACCTTTGAGCAAACGAAATATTTAGCCGGTCCCGAACGAGCCCGGCTCGCCTATTCTTTAGGCATGACC GAGAGTCAAGTTAAG GTGTGGTTCCAGAACCGGAGGACgaaatggagaaagagacacGCGGCCGAAA GCTCTGCCAAAAAGAAACACGATCGGAGACGGAGAAGCTGGAAGGAGAGTTCGGACAACGAGGACGACGAA GAATACAACAAACCTCTCGACCCCAACTCGGACGACGAGAAAATCACGAGGTTATTGAAAAAGCCACAA CCCTCCAATTTAGCCCTCATCAGCCCCTGTAGCAACACCTCGGACCCTTTGTGA